The DNA region CAGCGGGAGGTCAGCTCCGCCTGCTCGGGGCCGAGCCGCCAGGGACTGGGCCGCACCAGCACGCTCGCCCCGCGCCGGGTGAACGCCTCGGTGGCGGCCTCCACGGCGTCCGGGCCCAGCAGTGGCCGGCCGGCGCTGTGCCGACGCTGGTGGTCGTTGAACGCGGCGGACAGCGCGTCGTCGAGCGGGTCGGCCGGGTGCATCCGTACCTCGCCGACCACCGTCAGGGTCAGCAGCGCCGGGCAGCCCACCGCCAGGATGGTCGCCGCCAGGGTGTCGACCTCGTCGCGGGTGAGCAGGTCCAGCAGCGCGGAGGCGGTGACCAGCCCGGCGTCGGCGAGGTCGTCGGCGGTGAGCGCCGTGACGTCGTCGCGGCGGACCGTCGCGGTGACCGGTGCGCCGTCGGCAGCCGCCGGGGGCATCGCGGCCTCCGCGTACCGCAGCAGTTCGAGGTCGCGGTCGTGCAGCACCCAGTGCTGCTGCCCGGCCAGGCGCGGCGCCAGCCACCGGCCCATCGACCCGGTGCCGCAACCGAGGTCGTGCACCTCGGTCCGGGTGCCGCCGGCGAGCAGCCGGCCCAGTTCGGCGACCAGTTCGGTCGACCGGGCCTGCGCGTCCGCCGGTTCCCGCAGCCCCAGCCAGGCCGGGCTGTACCCGGACGACTCGATCGTCTCCACATGCGCTCCCTCCGCCGCTGACGCGGCGCCGTGACGTTGTGGCGCCGGATCCGTGCGTGCCGGATCCATGGCACCGGGTGTGGTGCGGCCCTGGTGCGGCCTCGGTGCGGCCGACGTCAGCGCCGCCGCAGGTCGTGCAGCACCGCGCCGATCCCGGCGGCGGTCCGCGCCCAGTTGGGCAGCGTCGCCCGCCGCCGCACCGCCGCCGCCCGCAGCCGCTTCCGCCAGTCGGCGTCGGTCAGCCAACGACGCACCGCCGCGCCGAGTGTCGCCGGGTCGCCCGGTGGCACCAGCAGCCCGGGCAGGCTGCCGTCGCTGTCCTGGCCGAGGGCCTGCGGCACCCCACCCACCTCGCTGGCCAGCACCGGGATGCCCCGGGCCAGTGCCTCGGTGACCACCATGCCGTACGTTTCGGCGTACGAGGCGAGGATCAACAGATCGGCGTCGGCGTAGCTGCGGGCCTGCGCGGCACCGTGGCGGGGGCCGGTGAGCGTGACCCGGTCGCCGAGGCCGTGGCGGGCGATCCGGTCGCGGACCCGCTCGACGTGCCCGGCGGCGTCCAACGCCCCCACACACCGGCAGTTCCAGTCCAGGTCGGCGACGGTGGCCAGTGCGTCGACCAGCACGTCGTGGCCTTTGCGTGGGGTGACCGATGCGACGCAGAGCAGCCGGCGGCCGGCCGGATCCGCAGCGGTCAGGTCAGCGGGCGCGACGCCGGGCACCGCCACCCGGACCCGGTGCGCGGGCAGTCCGTGCCGCTCGGCCAACTGCCGCGCGGTCCAGTCACTGGTGGCGATGACGGCCGACGCGGCGCCGAGCACGGCGCGTTCGGCCCGGTCCAGGTCGGCGGCGTCGGCGGGGTCCAGCCCGGTCTCGTCGGCCAACGGCAGGTGCACCAGCACCGCCAGCCGCAGTCGGTCGGCGTGCGGCGTGACCACCTCGGGCACCCCGCAGGCGACCAGCCCGTCGAGCATTACCACCGTCGCGTCCGGCAGCCCGGCGAGCGTCTCGCCCAGCGCGGCCCGGGCCGTCGCGTCCGGGCGCGGCCACCGACCGGGCAGCGCCACCTCGCGGACCGGCCAGCCGGCGGCGACCAGCTCGGCGCAGACCTGCCGGTCGTAGACGTTGCCACCGCTGGGCGTCGCCGGATCGTCCACGTTGCCGGGCAGGAGCACGACGACCATCCGGGTCAGAGCGCCCGCTCGTAGCTCGCCCACGCGACGTGCGACTCGTGCAGCGTGACGCTGATCCCGGCCAGGCCGTGGGCCCCGGCGCCGAGGTCACCGGCGTGTACCCGGTCGGCCAGTCGGTCGGCGATCAGCTTGGCCAGCCACTCGGTGGAGGTGTTGACCCCCGCGAACGCGGGTTCGTCGTCGAGGTTGCGGTAGTTCAACTCTGCCAGTACGGCCTTGAGCTGCTCGGTGGCCAGGCCGATGTCGACGACGATGTTGTCGCTGTCGAGGTCGGTGCGCTTGAACGTCGCGTCGACGACGAAGGTGGCCCCGTGCAGTCGTTGCGCCGGCCCGAACACGTCACCGGTGAAACTGTGGGCGACCATGATGTGGTCACGGACGGTGACGCTGAACATTTCTCATCCTCCAGTCGGGTAACGGATCACATGGCACGACGCCGGTAGCTCGCCGGCCGCGAGCCGGGACAGCACCCGCGGCAGGTCGGCGAAGTCGCTCTCGCCGGTCAGCAGGGCGTCGAACCGGTCGTCGGCGAGCAGGTCCAGGGCGACGGCGAGCCGGCCGGCGTACCCGCGCCGGTCGCGGCGCGCCGGCGACACCAGGCCGACCTGGCTGCTACGGACGGTCAACCGGCGGGAGTGGAAGTGCTCGCCGAGCGGTACGGTGATCGGGCGGTCGCCGTACCAGCTGAGGTCGACCACCGTGCCCTCGACGGCGAGCAACTCCAGCGACCGGGCCAGCCCGGCAGCCGTGGCGCTGGCGTGCAGCACCAGGTCGCAGTCGCCGGTGGCGGTGTCGGGGTGGGCGAACCCGACGCCGAGCGCGGCGGCGACCCGCGCCCGGTCGGGGTCGACGTCGACCAGTTCGACCCGGACGCCGGGGAATCCGGCGGCGAGCGCGGCGACCGTCGCACCGACCATCCCGGCGCCGACCACGGCGATCCGGTCGCCGAGCAGGGGAGCGGCGTCCCACAGCGCGTTGACTGCGGTCTCCACCGTGCCGGCGAGCACGGCGCGGCGGGCCGGCACGGTCTCCGGCACCACGGTGACCGCGTCGGCCGGCACCACGTAGCGGGTCTGGTGCGGGTAGAGACAGAAGACGGTACGCCCGACGAGCGTGGCCGGGCCCTGCTCGACCCGTCCGACGTTCAGGTAGCCGTACTTGACCGGGGCGGGAAAGTCGCCCTCCTGGTACGGGGCGCGCATCACCGCGTACTGGCTGGGTGGCACCTCGCCGCGGAAGACCAGCGTCTCGGTGCCCCGGCTCAACCCGCTGAACAGGGTGCGGACCAGCACCTCACCGGGGCCGGGCGGGCCGACCTCGACCGGTCTGATCTCCCCGTCGCCGGGCGCGCGCAGCCAGAACGCGTGGTCGCGCGGTGTCATCGGCGTCCCTTCGTCGTCCCGGCCGGCCTCGGTAACCATACGCAGGACACGCAGGGTGACGAATGGTGATCGATCAGCGCGTCCGTCCGCCCGGTCGTGCGTCGTGGCCTTGACGGACGGCACGCGGCAGACGACCATCGGGAATTAAAGTGATTCTGATCAATGTAACGGGGGTAATTCAATTGCGACGGATCATCGCCGCGCTGGTCGCCGTCCTCCTGACCGTCACCGGCACGGTGCTCGGGTTCGCGCTGCGCCCGGCGCACGCCGCGCCCGCCTGCACCGTCGACTACCAACTGACCCGGGAGTGGTCCAGCGGCTTCGTCGCCGACCTCACCCTGACCAACCTCGGTGCCCCGCTGTCGAGTTGGGTACTGCAGTTCCGACTGGCCTATGGTCAGCAGGCCGACTACGAGCTGTCGGTGCTTCCACCAGGGGTCCGGATGAACACCGTCTTCGGCCCGGTGGTGCTGTCCGCCCCGGACGGTCCCGAACTGCCCACCGGCGGCACCGTCCGGATCCAACTCGGCGGGCACTACCAGGGGGACAACCCGGCCCCGTCGGAGTTCCTCTTCAACGAACTGCGGTGCAACGCCGCCGACCCGACTGCCAGCCCGCCACGGCCCAGTCCCGAACCGAGCTACCTCCATCCGCCGACCGTGGCGGTGACCAGCCCGCTGCCGAACGAGGTGTTCCCCGCCCCGGCCAGCATCCCGGTCACCGCGGCCGTCACCCCGGCGCCGGGCCGGCAGATCACCAAGGTGGAGTTCCACGCCAACGGAACCCTGCTGCACACCGACGTCACCGCGCCGTACGGCTTCATCTGGCGGGGAGCCGCCGCGACGGAGGTGCTGCGGATCACCGCCACCGCGCAGGACGACACCGGCTCCCGGGGCTCCGCTACGGTCCGTGGGCTCCGGGTGATCGATCCGGTGCCCGCCGGCGCGGCACCGCCGCTGGTCGTGTCGGGCAACCGATTGGTCACCCTGGACCGCGCTGCCCGGCCGTACCAGCTGCGCGGCGTGGTCCGGGCCGGCGCGCACGCGCGATGTGTCGCCGGGACCGGCATCTGGGACGGACCCGCCGACGACGCGTCGGTCCGCGCCATCCGCAACTGGCGGGCCAACGCGGTACGGATCCTGGTCGACAGGACCTGCTGGCTCGGTACGGCGGCGGAGCCCTCGCCGTACCAGGGATCGGCCTACCGGGCCGCGATCGTCGACTACGTTCAGCGGTTGGCCCGGCACGGCGTCACCCCGATCATCGCGCTGCACGGTGCCAGCACCGGTGACGCCAAGGACTTCTGGGGGAGCGTGGCCCGGCACCTGGGTACCGACCGTTCGGTGCTGTTCGATCTGCGGTCCACCGGGTACCCGCCGGCCGACGACGCCGACCCGGCGACCGCGTGGCGCTGCTGGCGCGACGCGACCGACTGCGGTACCGGAGTGCCGTACCCGGGCATGCAGGAACTGGTCCGGACCGTACGGGTCTACGGTGCCTTCAACACACTGCTCGTCGGTGGCCTCGACGAATCGAACGACCTGCGCGGCTGGCTGGCGTACCGGCCGGACGACCCGGCCGGCCGCAATCTCGCCGCCGCCTGGCGGGTCGACGACGACGCGGCCTGCGCCACCCCGACCTGCTGGCAGCAGCAGGTCGCGCCGGTCGCCGCCGAGGTGCCGGTGGTCGCGGTCGAGGTGAGTGAGGACACCGGCGGGCACCGGTTCGTCGGTACGGCGATCGACTGGCTCGACGAGCGCCGGATCGGCTTCCTCGCCTCGGTGTGGCACACCGGCGGCTACCCGGGCGTACCGCCGTTGATCCGTGACTACGACGGCCGACCGACCCCGTACGGGGTCGGGGTGAAGGATCGTCTGCGTCGGTGACGCCGACCGGCCCAGGTGGTTGCCGGGTACCGCCGCCGCCGGGGACCACTCGGGGCAGCGGATTGCGGTAACCTGCCCCGTCGTCGTCCGGATCGATGCTCCGGTCGGCGGCTCAACCCCCACCTCGGCCCGGCGGTGGTGCCGGCCGGGAGTTCATTCTTGGAAGGAAACACAATGTCGCAGACCATGGCGGGGCCGGCAACCGAGCAGAAGTCCTGGCTCGTCGCGCTGCTGCTCAGCTTCTTCCTCGGTGGGTTCGGTGCGCACCGGTTCTACGTTGGCAAGATCGGTACCGGCGTGCTGATGCTGGTCACCTTCGGTGGGCTGGGAATCTGGGCCCTGATCGACTTCATCATGATCCTGATCGGCAAGTTCAGCGACAAGCAGGGCCAGCCGCTCGCCAAGTGACCCACGACGGCGATCGGGCCGACGCGCAGCCGGCCACGGCTGCGCGTCGGCCCGATCCCGACACAGATCAGCTGACCGGGTCGCCTCCCCGCCACGGGGAGACGACCCGGTCGTGCGTCACCCCAGTGCGACGACGACCGCGCCACCGCCGAGCGCGGTGGTGGTGGCGTTGGTCCGGCTGTCGTAGACGACCGTCCCGGTGGCCGTGTCGGTGATCCGGATCCAGAACCGGTCCTTGCCACCGTCGCCCGGTGCGGGCTCCCGCAGCGCCTCGTCGTTCAACCCGACCATGTACGTGTAGTCACCGGCACCGTTGACGGTGCCCCGACCGTTGAACCGCACCTGCGGCCCGTCGACCACGTACCCCCGGTGGCGGGTGGCGGCGAACTCCCAGTCCCCGAGCCGCAGCCGCAGCGCCACCGCGCCCGGCCCGGTCGCGTCCGGACCGGCCGCCGCGACGAAGCCGAACTCGGCCCGCCCGGCCACCTGTTCGTCCGCGACGTACGCCCCGGCAGGCGAGGTGAACCAGCCGGATCCGGCGACGTGCCCGCCGTCGGCACGGTGCACCGCCACGTAACCGGCGGCCAGGGTGTGCGCGGCACCCCGGTCGTCGATCACCGTGACCGTCGGCCGGTACACGCCCGGCTCGGCGTAGCGGTGGCCGGCGACACAGGTGGACCCGTCGAGGGTGCCGGTGCCGGTGGCACCGTCGCCCCAGACCAGGACACACCGGTGGGTGTCGTCGGCACCGGAGTCGGTGAAGGTCGCGGTGACCCGTACCTCGGTGCCGGCCGCGACCGGCCCGGCCGGCCCGGTCGCGGCGGTGACCACCGGGGCGGTGTTGATCGGCCGGATCGGCGCGACGCTCTCCAGGGTCGGCACCACCGGGACGATGGAGCCGTCGGCGGCGAACTCCAGCCGGTCGATGGTGGTCTCCCGGTGGGTGCCGTCGCCGTCGGGGATGGCGAACCGGTGGTACGCGACGTACCAGTCGTCGGTGCCCGGCACCCGCACCACCGAGTGGTGCCCGGTGCCCTTGATGCCCAGCGACAGGTCCTTGCGCAGGATCGTGCCGCGCCGCTCGCTCCACGGCCCCAGCGGCGAGTCGCCGACGGCGTACGCCACCTGGTAGTCCTCGCTGCGGGTGTCGTTCTCCGACCACATGAAGTAGTAGCGGCCGTCCCGCTTGATGACGAAGGCGCCCTCGTTGTACCCGGCCGGCCGGTGCGAGGTGACCTGCGCCGGATCGAACGACACCATGTCGTCGTTGAGCTCGACCTGGTAGGCGTAGCCGTTGCCCCAGTACAGGTAGGAGCGGCCGTCGTCGTCGGTGAAGACCGCCGGGTCGATCATCTGACCGGGGTACGTCCCGGCCGGCACCAGCGGCTCGCCGAGCGCGTCGCGGAACGGCCCGGTCGGCGAGTCGGCGACGGCGACCCCGAGGTGCTTACCGGTGTCCCCGGTGGCCTTCCCACCGCTGAAGTAGAAGTACCACTTCCCGTCGCGTTCGGCGATGGTCGGCGCCCAGGCGCTGTTGTCCGCCCAGGAGATGTCCGTCTCCAGATCCAGGATGACTCCGTGGTCGGTCCAGTTCACCAGGTCGGCCGAGGAGAACACCGAGAACTTGGTGCCGCTCCAGCCGGCGAACCCGTCGGTGGTGGCGTAGAGGTAGAACCGGTCGCCGAAGACCGCGATGTTCGGGTCGGCGTACAGGCCGGGCAGCACCGGGGAGCGCATCAGCCGGGCCTCGACGGTCCAGGTCGCGGTGGCACCGTCGGCTCCGGTGACCGTGTACGTCACCGGTGCGCTCAGGTCCCGGACGGTGCCCGACGCGGGTGCGACGGTGGCGCCGGGGGCCAGGGTGAACTCCGGTGCCAGGGCGGTCAGGTCGGCGTCCGGGCGGACCGGCAGGATCACCCGACGGTCGTCGGTGTCGACGATCGCGTCGACCTTGAGCTGCGCCAGGGTCGCGCCGGTGATCGCCGCCGGGTCGCCGCCGAGGGCGTACACCTCGTCGGCGGTCAACGCCCGGCCGTAGATCCGGAAGTCGTCGACCTCGCCGGCGAAGTACGGGTCGGCACCGTACAGCGACCGTCCGATGTATCCGGCGTGGTCGCGGGTCGCGTCGTGCAGGTCCGCCGGGCGCACGCCCACGTCGGTGGCCCGGGCGATCGCGACGCCGTCGAGATACATCACGGCGGTACGGCTGCCCGAGTCGACGGTCACCGCGAGGTGCTTCCACTCGCCGCCGGTCAGCGCCGCCGACGCCCGCAGCTGCTTCTCGGCCTGCCAACTGCCGGTGGTGATCGCCGAGAACAGTACTCCGCCGCCGTTTCGGGGCGTGCTGAACAGGTAACGGTCGCTGTTCGGGCCGAGCCCGTAGATCCACTGGTTGGCGGTGCTGGAGGCGTCCCATTTGACCCAGGTCGCCACGGTGGTGCTGGTGACCCCGGCGAACACGCCGTTGGGGATGGTGACGTACGGCGCGGTGGTGGAGTTGTTGGCGCCACCGCTCATCCGGAACGAGCCGCCGTGCACTCCGGTGCCGAAGGCGGGGGTCCGTTCGTAGCGGCCGTGCCGGCCCTGGCCGGAGGAGTCGGTGGCGACGCTGCCGCCGGTCTCGTCGAACGCGTAGTGCACCAGCAGTCCGTCGGTCGGCTCCGGCCCGGGGTCCGGTCCGTACGCGGCGAGCAGCGCGTCGTACTCGGCCTGGGTGACCGGCAGCACGGTGCCGTGCCGGGGGCTGGTCGGCAGCGCGTAGTCACTCGACGGCGTCCACACCCCGGAGGCGAGGTCGGTGGTCTCGAACGGGATGTAGCCGCGCCCGCCGAACTCGTCGATGAACAGGTACCACTTCTCCTCGGTGTTCGACTTGAAGATCGTCGGTCCCTCGCCCTGGGACATCGCGTCCCGGCCGATGCAGTCGGCCAGGAACTCCCAGCCGGTGTCGCGCAGCGACGTCGACGTCTCGGCCAGGATGAACTTGCTGCACGGCGTCGACGACGAGTTGTTGCGTTCGTCCTTGGTGAACCGGTAGTAGACGCCGTCGTGGTCGATCACCGTCGAGTCGATGACCGAGTAGCCGGGGTCGACCCACACCTGCGGCTCGGAGAAGGTGTGGAAGTCGCGGGTGGTGGCGTACAACATCTTGTTGTAGGTGTTGCCGGTGTGGTCCGGGTCGTCGTCGGCGTACAGCTTGGAGGCCCAGAAGACGACGTACGCGCCGATCGTGGGGTCGTAGTACGCCTCCGGTGCCCAGGTGTTGCCGGCGGTGTCCGGGGAGACCTGCACGAGTCGCTGGTCGGTCCAGTTGACCAGGTCGGTGGACTCCCAGACCATGATCGACTTGCTGCCGTGGCGCTGCGCGCCGTCCCAGTTTCCGTTGCCGTGGATCCGCAGGTCGGTGGCGATCTGGTAGAACTTGTCGCCCTCCGGGGAGCGGATGATGAACGGGTCCCGCAGGCCCTGCTCGCCCAGCGTGGAGGTCAGCACCGGCCGGCCGTCGTTGAGCTGCTGCCAGTGCAGCGGGTCGTTGCCCTGGCTGAGCGCGAAGTAGACCTGCTCGCCGGTGGCGGTGCCCTCGCCGGTGAAGTAGCTGAACAGGTAGCCGGTGCGGTCGGCCGGTGCCGGCAGCGCGGGCACGGTGGCGGTGAACTCCCGGGTGGCGCTGGCCGCGTTGCGGGTGACGGTGGCGGTCAGAGTGACGGTGGTGCCGCCGGCGCCGGGTGCCGGTCGGTGGACCACCCCGTCGGTGGCGATCACCGCCGGGTCGTCCGACGCCCAGGTCACGGTCGTGCCGTCGGCGCCCGTCGTGGGCAGGGTCAGGTTCCCGCGTACGTCGTCGACGTCGTGCACGGTCAGCGCCGCAGCGGCGGCGGCGACGATCCGCGCGTCGTCGAATTCGGCCAGTACGGTCACCTCGAA from Solwaraspora sp. WMMD791 includes:
- a CDS encoding methyltransferase domain-containing protein — its product is METIESSGYSPAWLGLREPADAQARSTELVAELGRLLAGGTRTEVHDLGCGTGSMGRWLAPRLAGQQHWVLHDRDLELLRYAEAAMPPAAADGAPVTATVRRDDVTALTADDLADAGLVTASALLDLLTRDEVDTLAATILAVGCPALLTLTVVGEVRMHPADPLDDALSAAFNDHQRRHSAGRPLLGPDAVEAATEAFTRRGASVLVRPSPWRLGPEQAELTSRWLDGWIAAAYEQQPELAGRPGGYRQRRLAAATAGELQVTVEHRDLLVVPR
- a CDS encoding glycosyltransferase family 4 protein, whose protein sequence is MTRMVVVLLPGNVDDPATPSGGNVYDRQVCAELVAAGWPVREVALPGRWPRPDATARAALGETLAGLPDATVVMLDGLVACGVPEVVTPHADRLRLAVLVHLPLADETGLDPADAADLDRAERAVLGAASAVIATSDWTARQLAERHGLPAHRVRVAVPGVAPADLTAADPAGRRLLCVASVTPRKGHDVLVDALATVADLDWNCRCVGALDAAGHVERVRDRIARHGLGDRVTLTGPRHGAAQARSYADADLLILASYAETYGMVVTEALARGIPVLASEVGGVPQALGQDSDGSLPGLLVPPGDPATLGAAVRRWLTDADWRKRLRAAAVRRRATLPNWARTAAGIGAVLHDLRRR
- a CDS encoding 6-carboxytetrahydropterin synthase, producing MFSVTVRDHIMVAHSFTGDVFGPAQRLHGATFVVDATFKRTDLDSDNIVVDIGLATEQLKAVLAELNYRNLDDEPAFAGVNTSTEWLAKLIADRLADRVHAGDLGAGAHGLAGISVTLHESHVAWASYERAL
- a CDS encoding zinc-binding alcohol dehydrogenase; translated protein: MTPRDHAFWLRAPGDGEIRPVEVGPPGPGEVLVRTLFSGLSRGTETLVFRGEVPPSQYAVMRAPYQEGDFPAPVKYGYLNVGRVEQGPATLVGRTVFCLYPHQTRYVVPADAVTVVPETVPARRAVLAGTVETAVNALWDAAPLLGDRIAVVGAGMVGATVAALAAGFPGVRVELVDVDPDRARVAAALGVGFAHPDTATGDCDLVLHASATAAGLARSLELLAVEGTVVDLSWYGDRPITVPLGEHFHSRRLTVRSSQVGLVSPARRDRRGYAGRLAVALDLLADDRFDALLTGESDFADLPRVLSRLAAGELPASCHVIRYPTGG
- a CDS encoding Ig-like domain-containing protein, with the translated sequence MRRIIAALVAVLLTVTGTVLGFALRPAHAAPACTVDYQLTREWSSGFVADLTLTNLGAPLSSWVLQFRLAYGQQADYELSVLPPGVRMNTVFGPVVLSAPDGPELPTGGTVRIQLGGHYQGDNPAPSEFLFNELRCNAADPTASPPRPSPEPSYLHPPTVAVTSPLPNEVFPAPASIPVTAAVTPAPGRQITKVEFHANGTLLHTDVTAPYGFIWRGAAATEVLRITATAQDDTGSRGSATVRGLRVIDPVPAGAAPPLVVSGNRLVTLDRAARPYQLRGVVRAGAHARCVAGTGIWDGPADDASVRAIRNWRANAVRILVDRTCWLGTAAEPSPYQGSAYRAAIVDYVQRLARHGVTPIIALHGASTGDAKDFWGSVARHLGTDRSVLFDLRSTGYPPADDADPATAWRCWRDATDCGTGVPYPGMQELVRTVRVYGAFNTLLVGGLDESNDLRGWLAYRPDDPAGRNLAAAWRVDDDAACATPTCWQQQVAPVAAEVPVVAVEVSEDTGGHRFVGTAIDWLDERRIGFLASVWHTGGYPGVPPLIRDYDGRPTPYGVGVKDRLRR
- a CDS encoding TM2 domain-containing protein, with amino-acid sequence MSQTMAGPATEQKSWLVALLLSFFLGGFGAHRFYVGKIGTGVLMLVTFGGLGIWALIDFIMILIGKFSDKQGQPLAK
- a CDS encoding family 43 glycosylhydrolase; this encodes MPRRARPPAVRPARTALASLATLALTAGLLAAGPTAATAAELTDGLVLWYKLDAAAGTVATDASGNARHGTVHGATDWSGDGGLGFNGTDTYVRLPDDVLRDLTSVTVAFDVYVDPAQATPYFIYGLGNTSGGTGDGYLFATGDQLRTAIASGNWSTEQNTRPAPARNLARGVWKHLTYTQTGSTGVLYEDGVEVGRNTAVTITPASIGGGATTANYIGRSVYTADRYLDGRVRDFRIYDRAVDADEAAALGARAAAGVVAHDTAALDLGDTSAVTADLTLPTAGAAGSTITWASSDPDVVSTTGRVTRPALGQPDATATLTATLARGSVTDTKTFEVTVLAEFDDARIVAAAAAALTVHDVDDVRGNLTLPTTGADGTTVTWASDDPAVIATDGVVHRPAPGAGGTTVTLTATVTRNAASATREFTATVPALPAPADRTGYLFSYFTGEGTATGEQVYFALSQGNDPLHWQQLNDGRPVLTSTLGEQGLRDPFIIRSPEGDKFYQIATDLRIHGNGNWDGAQRHGSKSIMVWESTDLVNWTDQRLVQVSPDTAGNTWAPEAYYDPTIGAYVVFWASKLYADDDPDHTGNTYNKMLYATTRDFHTFSEPQVWVDPGYSVIDSTVIDHDGVYYRFTKDERNNSSSTPCSKFILAETSTSLRDTGWEFLADCIGRDAMSQGEGPTIFKSNTEEKWYLFIDEFGGRGYIPFETTDLASGVWTPSSDYALPTSPRHGTVLPVTQAEYDALLAAYGPDPGPEPTDGLLVHYAFDETGGSVATDSSGQGRHGRYERTPAFGTGVHGGSFRMSGGANNSTTAPYVTIPNGVFAGVTSTTVATWVKWDASSTANQWIYGLGPNSDRYLFSTPRNGGGVLFSAITTGSWQAEKQLRASAALTGGEWKHLAVTVDSGSRTAVMYLDGVAIARATDVGVRPADLHDATRDHAGYIGRSLYGADPYFAGEVDDFRIYGRALTADEVYALGGDPAAITGATLAQLKVDAIVDTDDRRVILPVRPDADLTALAPEFTLAPGATVAPASGTVRDLSAPVTYTVTGADGATATWTVEARLMRSPVLPGLYADPNIAVFGDRFYLYATTDGFAGWSGTKFSVFSSADLVNWTDHGVILDLETDISWADNSAWAPTIAERDGKWYFYFSGGKATGDTGKHLGVAVADSPTGPFRDALGEPLVPAGTYPGQMIDPAVFTDDDGRSYLYWGNGYAYQVELNDDMVSFDPAQVTSHRPAGYNEGAFVIKRDGRYYFMWSENDTRSEDYQVAYAVGDSPLGPWSERRGTILRKDLSLGIKGTGHHSVVRVPGTDDWYVAYHRFAIPDGDGTHRETTIDRLEFAADGSIVPVVPTLESVAPIRPINTAPVVTAATGPAGPVAAGTEVRVTATFTDSGADDTHRCVLVWGDGATGTGTLDGSTCVAGHRYAEPGVYRPTVTVIDDRGAAHTLAAGYVAVHRADGGHVAGSGWFTSPAGAYVADEQVAGRAEFGFVAAAGPDATGPGAVALRLRLGDWEFAATRHRGYVVDGPQVRFNGRGTVNGAGDYTYMVGLNDEALREPAPGDGGKDRFWIRITDTATGTVVYDSRTNATTTALGGGAVVVALG